Proteins co-encoded in one Micropterus dolomieu isolate WLL.071019.BEF.003 ecotype Adirondacks linkage group LG19, ASM2129224v1, whole genome shotgun sequence genomic window:
- the tmem255a gene encoding transmembrane protein 255A isoform X4 translates to MPPAQSLQSSGLTLSETSMGSFKRRKRKSIIVTVMLLIVSVLILIFGLAATTRTQNITVGGYYPGFILGFGSFLGIIGAHLIENKRQMLVASIVFISFGVVAAFCCAIVDGVFAARHIDLRPLYAGRCEYHYSETASDRDVSCQSSRTSCNLRVKSNTCYCCDLYNCGKPSRVEVIGGYHEYTDVKSCQDVVHLYHLLWFATILNIVALFLGIITAAVLGGFKDMTPAASESASEPEAIAAPVPSQPPPPTTSLNSYYNTAPCLPPYTAYDLQQGSYMFPDSSGLSDDSQSGASHLWPTLIPPRYSPPHNHPDEKPPPYSP, encoded by the exons ATGCCCCCTGCTCAGAGCCTGCAATCCAGCGGACTGACTCTCTCCGAAACAAGCATGG GTTCCTttaagaggaggaagaggaaatcCATAATAGTGACGGTGATGCTGCTGATCGTATCCGTGCTCATCCTCATCTTTGGCCTGGCTGCGACAACCAGGACACAGAACATCACAGTGGGCGGCTACTACCCGGGATTCATT ctGGGCTTTGGCTCTTTTCTGGGAATTATCGGTGCTCATTTGATAGAGAACAAGAGGCAGATG TTAGTGGCATCTATTGTCTTCATCAGTTTCGGAGTGGTGGCTGCCTTCTGCTGTGCTATTGTCGATGGAGTTTTTGCTGCGAGGCACATT GACCTCAGGCCTCTGTATGCTGGACGCTGTGAGTATCACTACAGTGAGACTGCATCTGACCGCGAT GTCTCCTGTCAGTCATCACGCACCTCCTGCAACCTGCGAGTGAAGAGCAACACCTGTTACTGCTGCGACCTCTACAACTGCGGGAA GCCTAGCCGTGTAGAGGTTATTGGAGGCTACCACGAATACACAGATGTGAAGAGCTGCCAGGACGTGGTGCACCTCTATCACCTGTTATGGTTCGCTACCATCCTCAACATCGTGGCCCTCTTTCTGGGCATCATTACTGCTGCAGTGCTGGGAGGCTTCAAAGACATG ACTCCTGCTGCCTCAGAGAGTGCATCTGAACCTGAGGCCATTGCAGCTCCAGTGCCCTCACAGCCTCCTCCACCCACCACTTCCCTCAACTCGTATTACAACACTGCCCCCTGCCTGCCGCCTTACACTGCCTACGACCTGCAG CAGGGCTCCTACATGTTCCCAGACTCCTCAGGCCTGTCAGATGACTCCCAGTCTGGAGCCAGCCACTTGTGGCCCACTTTGATCCCGCCGCGCTACTCACCTCCTCACAACCACCCTGATGAGAAGCCCCCACCGTACAGCCCATAA
- the tmem255a gene encoding transmembrane protein 255A isoform X2, with protein sequence MPPAQSLQSSGLTLSETSMGSFKRRKRKSIIVTVMLLIVSVLILIFGLAATTRTQNITVGGYYPGFILGFGSFLGIIGAHLIENKRQMLVASIVFISFGVVAAFCCAIVDGVFAARHIDLRPLYAGRCEYHYSETASDRDVSCQSSRTSCNLRVKSNTCYCCDLYNCGKEHPLMGLQNKDVLKKFRKSSMIWNRVEVIGGYHEYTDVKSCQDVVHLYHLLWFATILNIVALFLGIITAAVLGGFKDMTPAASESASEPEAIAAPVPSQPPPPTTSLNSYYNTAPCLPPYTAYDLQQGSYMFPDSSGLSDDSQSGASHLWPTLIPPRYSPPHNHPDEKPPPYSP encoded by the exons ATGCCCCCTGCTCAGAGCCTGCAATCCAGCGGACTGACTCTCTCCGAAACAAGCATGG GTTCCTttaagaggaggaagaggaaatcCATAATAGTGACGGTGATGCTGCTGATCGTATCCGTGCTCATCCTCATCTTTGGCCTGGCTGCGACAACCAGGACACAGAACATCACAGTGGGCGGCTACTACCCGGGATTCATT ctGGGCTTTGGCTCTTTTCTGGGAATTATCGGTGCTCATTTGATAGAGAACAAGAGGCAGATG TTAGTGGCATCTATTGTCTTCATCAGTTTCGGAGTGGTGGCTGCCTTCTGCTGTGCTATTGTCGATGGAGTTTTTGCTGCGAGGCACATT GACCTCAGGCCTCTGTATGCTGGACGCTGTGAGTATCACTACAGTGAGACTGCATCTGACCGCGAT GTCTCCTGTCAGTCATCACGCACCTCCTGCAACCTGCGAGTGAAGAGCAACACCTGTTACTGCTGCGACCTCTACAACTGCGGGAA AGAACATCCTCTTATGGGACTTCAGAATAAAGATGTTTTGAAAAAGTTTAGGAAATCCTCCATGATTTGGAA CCGTGTAGAGGTTATTGGAGGCTACCACGAATACACAGATGTGAAGAGCTGCCAGGACGTGGTGCACCTCTATCACCTGTTATGGTTCGCTACCATCCTCAACATCGTGGCCCTCTTTCTGGGCATCATTACTGCTGCAGTGCTGGGAGGCTTCAAAGACATG ACTCCTGCTGCCTCAGAGAGTGCATCTGAACCTGAGGCCATTGCAGCTCCAGTGCCCTCACAGCCTCCTCCACCCACCACTTCCCTCAACTCGTATTACAACACTGCCCCCTGCCTGCCGCCTTACACTGCCTACGACCTGCAG CAGGGCTCCTACATGTTCCCAGACTCCTCAGGCCTGTCAGATGACTCCCAGTCTGGAGCCAGCCACTTGTGGCCCACTTTGATCCCGCCGCGCTACTCACCTCCTCACAACCACCCTGATGAGAAGCCCCCACCGTACAGCCCATAA
- the tmem255a gene encoding transmembrane protein 255A isoform X5, whose protein sequence is MPPAQSLQSSGLTLSETSMGSFKRRKRKSIIVTVMLLIVSVLILIFGLAATTRTQNITVGGYYPGFILGFGSFLGIIGAHLIENKRQMLVASIVFISFGVVAAFCCAIVDGVFAARHIDLRPLYAGRCEYHYSETASDRDVSCQSSRTSCNLRVKSNTCYCCDLYNCGNRVEVIGGYHEYTDVKSCQDVVHLYHLLWFATILNIVALFLGIITAAVLGGFKDMTPAASESASEPEAIAAPVPSQPPPPTTSLNSYYNTAPCLPPYTAYDLQQGSYMFPDSSGLSDDSQSGASHLWPTLIPPRYSPPHNHPDEKPPPYSP, encoded by the exons ATGCCCCCTGCTCAGAGCCTGCAATCCAGCGGACTGACTCTCTCCGAAACAAGCATGG GTTCCTttaagaggaggaagaggaaatcCATAATAGTGACGGTGATGCTGCTGATCGTATCCGTGCTCATCCTCATCTTTGGCCTGGCTGCGACAACCAGGACACAGAACATCACAGTGGGCGGCTACTACCCGGGATTCATT ctGGGCTTTGGCTCTTTTCTGGGAATTATCGGTGCTCATTTGATAGAGAACAAGAGGCAGATG TTAGTGGCATCTATTGTCTTCATCAGTTTCGGAGTGGTGGCTGCCTTCTGCTGTGCTATTGTCGATGGAGTTTTTGCTGCGAGGCACATT GACCTCAGGCCTCTGTATGCTGGACGCTGTGAGTATCACTACAGTGAGACTGCATCTGACCGCGAT GTCTCCTGTCAGTCATCACGCACCTCCTGCAACCTGCGAGTGAAGAGCAACACCTGTTACTGCTGCGACCTCTACAACTGCGGGAA CCGTGTAGAGGTTATTGGAGGCTACCACGAATACACAGATGTGAAGAGCTGCCAGGACGTGGTGCACCTCTATCACCTGTTATGGTTCGCTACCATCCTCAACATCGTGGCCCTCTTTCTGGGCATCATTACTGCTGCAGTGCTGGGAGGCTTCAAAGACATG ACTCCTGCTGCCTCAGAGAGTGCATCTGAACCTGAGGCCATTGCAGCTCCAGTGCCCTCACAGCCTCCTCCACCCACCACTTCCCTCAACTCGTATTACAACACTGCCCCCTGCCTGCCGCCTTACACTGCCTACGACCTGCAG CAGGGCTCCTACATGTTCCCAGACTCCTCAGGCCTGTCAGATGACTCCCAGTCTGGAGCCAGCCACTTGTGGCCCACTTTGATCCCGCCGCGCTACTCACCTCCTCACAACCACCCTGATGAGAAGCCCCCACCGTACAGCCCATAA
- the tmem255a gene encoding transmembrane protein 255A isoform X1 → MPPAQSLQSSGLTLSETSMGSFKRRKRKSIIVTVMLLIVSVLILIFGLAATTRTQNITVGGYYPGFILGFGSFLGIIGAHLIENKRQMLVASIVFISFGVVAAFCCAIVDGVFAARHIDLRPLYAGRCEYHYSETASDRDVSCQSSRTSCNLRVKSNTCYCCDLYNCGKEHPLMGLQNKDVLKKFRKSSMIWKPSRVEVIGGYHEYTDVKSCQDVVHLYHLLWFATILNIVALFLGIITAAVLGGFKDMTPAASESASEPEAIAAPVPSQPPPPTTSLNSYYNTAPCLPPYTAYDLQQGSYMFPDSSGLSDDSQSGASHLWPTLIPPRYSPPHNHPDEKPPPYSP, encoded by the exons ATGCCCCCTGCTCAGAGCCTGCAATCCAGCGGACTGACTCTCTCCGAAACAAGCATGG GTTCCTttaagaggaggaagaggaaatcCATAATAGTGACGGTGATGCTGCTGATCGTATCCGTGCTCATCCTCATCTTTGGCCTGGCTGCGACAACCAGGACACAGAACATCACAGTGGGCGGCTACTACCCGGGATTCATT ctGGGCTTTGGCTCTTTTCTGGGAATTATCGGTGCTCATTTGATAGAGAACAAGAGGCAGATG TTAGTGGCATCTATTGTCTTCATCAGTTTCGGAGTGGTGGCTGCCTTCTGCTGTGCTATTGTCGATGGAGTTTTTGCTGCGAGGCACATT GACCTCAGGCCTCTGTATGCTGGACGCTGTGAGTATCACTACAGTGAGACTGCATCTGACCGCGAT GTCTCCTGTCAGTCATCACGCACCTCCTGCAACCTGCGAGTGAAGAGCAACACCTGTTACTGCTGCGACCTCTACAACTGCGGGAA AGAACATCCTCTTATGGGACTTCAGAATAAAGATGTTTTGAAAAAGTTTAGGAAATCCTCCATGATTTGGAA GCCTAGCCGTGTAGAGGTTATTGGAGGCTACCACGAATACACAGATGTGAAGAGCTGCCAGGACGTGGTGCACCTCTATCACCTGTTATGGTTCGCTACCATCCTCAACATCGTGGCCCTCTTTCTGGGCATCATTACTGCTGCAGTGCTGGGAGGCTTCAAAGACATG ACTCCTGCTGCCTCAGAGAGTGCATCTGAACCTGAGGCCATTGCAGCTCCAGTGCCCTCACAGCCTCCTCCACCCACCACTTCCCTCAACTCGTATTACAACACTGCCCCCTGCCTGCCGCCTTACACTGCCTACGACCTGCAG CAGGGCTCCTACATGTTCCCAGACTCCTCAGGCCTGTCAGATGACTCCCAGTCTGGAGCCAGCCACTTGTGGCCCACTTTGATCCCGCCGCGCTACTCACCTCCTCACAACCACCCTGATGAGAAGCCCCCACCGTACAGCCCATAA
- the tmem255a gene encoding transmembrane protein 255A isoform X3, which yields MPPAQSLQSSGLTLSETSMGSFKRRKRKSIIVTVMLLIVSVLILIFGLAATTRTQNITVGGYYPGFILGFGSFLGIIGAHLIENKRQMLVASIVFISFGVVAAFCCAIVDGVFAARHIDLRPLYAGRCEYHYSETASDRDVSCQSSRTSCNLRVKSNTCYCCDLYNCGKEHPLMGLQNKDVLKKFRKSSMIWNRVEVIGGYHEYTDVKSCQDVVHLYHLLWFATILNIVALFLGIITAAVLGGFKDMTPAASESASEPEAIAAPVPSQPPPPTTSLNSYYNTAPCLPPYTAYDLQGSYMFPDSSGLSDDSQSGASHLWPTLIPPRYSPPHNHPDEKPPPYSP from the exons ATGCCCCCTGCTCAGAGCCTGCAATCCAGCGGACTGACTCTCTCCGAAACAAGCATGG GTTCCTttaagaggaggaagaggaaatcCATAATAGTGACGGTGATGCTGCTGATCGTATCCGTGCTCATCCTCATCTTTGGCCTGGCTGCGACAACCAGGACACAGAACATCACAGTGGGCGGCTACTACCCGGGATTCATT ctGGGCTTTGGCTCTTTTCTGGGAATTATCGGTGCTCATTTGATAGAGAACAAGAGGCAGATG TTAGTGGCATCTATTGTCTTCATCAGTTTCGGAGTGGTGGCTGCCTTCTGCTGTGCTATTGTCGATGGAGTTTTTGCTGCGAGGCACATT GACCTCAGGCCTCTGTATGCTGGACGCTGTGAGTATCACTACAGTGAGACTGCATCTGACCGCGAT GTCTCCTGTCAGTCATCACGCACCTCCTGCAACCTGCGAGTGAAGAGCAACACCTGTTACTGCTGCGACCTCTACAACTGCGGGAA AGAACATCCTCTTATGGGACTTCAGAATAAAGATGTTTTGAAAAAGTTTAGGAAATCCTCCATGATTTGGAA CCGTGTAGAGGTTATTGGAGGCTACCACGAATACACAGATGTGAAGAGCTGCCAGGACGTGGTGCACCTCTATCACCTGTTATGGTTCGCTACCATCCTCAACATCGTGGCCCTCTTTCTGGGCATCATTACTGCTGCAGTGCTGGGAGGCTTCAAAGACATG ACTCCTGCTGCCTCAGAGAGTGCATCTGAACCTGAGGCCATTGCAGCTCCAGTGCCCTCACAGCCTCCTCCACCCACCACTTCCCTCAACTCGTATTACAACACTGCCCCCTGCCTGCCGCCTTACACTGCCTACGACCTGCAG GGCTCCTACATGTTCCCAGACTCCTCAGGCCTGTCAGATGACTCCCAGTCTGGAGCCAGCCACTTGTGGCCCACTTTGATCCCGCCGCGCTACTCACCTCCTCACAACCACCCTGATGAGAAGCCCCCACCGTACAGCCCATAA
- the zbtb33 gene encoding transcriptional regulator Kaiso isoform X2, translating into MPSLKLISATDTQYSTAVLKSMNEQRNHGLFCDVTIIIQDKKFRAHKTILSASSSYFHQLFSVAGQVIELNFIRAEIFEEILNYIYSSKIVRVRSDMLEELINAGQILGVKFIANLGSPLSQVKGLPGLSKEVECKSDTPAEVMPIITESFSISAEEFNQTSTPAGNDEDSDSDVMFVSQTDGQTRATNQKTNSAEVIDLDTADSENVAPKQNEESNHAVAKHTEKARAPSRTCATKPPSIRCQNPSLPNSSPLRSPDSSSNNSSSPARVSSGSAPTTPARSSSVTPEPSSASQSSENSDILGVHKKHVSTSPQQGNFKIRLLDVSESTVDQTNTPKSAIAAKKTVTLNTATEIDSISSGCKVYANIGENTYDIVPVKEDPGEGGSKANKGKRSLMATPLKPFDKTPTSTQASPNKKRTKTELEDHYELIMDGKTFYVCIVCKRPYVCLTSLRRHFNTHSWEKKYPCRYCNKVFALAEYRTKHEIHHTGERRYQCLLCNEMFMNYQVLSTHCKQVHNQDPSGRKEKDEADNNLYRLLPCKTVQMKPYSWSTDGPGVPVISEDGSVHHITTVGEDIRSSTQSRMLNWDDIFVEPEAHMPPDAHAQPESTMNTPPQGATEFDFVIPETY; encoded by the coding sequence ATGCCAAGTCTAAAGCTAATATCTGCGACCGACACACAGTATTCAACAGCTGTGCTGAAGTCGATGAATGAGCAGCGAAATCATGGATTATTTTGCGACGTCACTATTATCATACAGGACAAGAAATTCAGAGCGCACAAAACAATCCTGTCTGCCTCAAGTTCATATTTCCACCAGCTCTTCAGTGTAGCTGGACAAGTTATCGAGTTAAACTTCATCAGAGCAGAAATCTTTGAGGAAATTCTCAATTACATTTACAGCTCCAAAATTGTCCGCGTCCGCTCTGATATGCTTGAGGAGCTCATAAATGCTGGACAGATACTGGGAGTCAAGTTTATTGCAAACTTGGGTTCACCATTATCACAAGTTAAGGGACTACCTGGTTTGTCAAAGGAGGTGGAATGCAAAAGTGACACACCCGCTGAGGTGATGCCGATCATCACAGAATCATTCTCAATATCTGCGGAGGAATTCAATCAGACGAGCACACCTGCAGGTAATGATGAGGACTCGGACAGTGATGTTATGTTTGTCTCTCAGACAGATGGTCAAACCAGAGCAACCAATCAGAAAACCAACTCTGCTGAGGTCATTGATTTGGATACAGCAGATTCAGAAAATGTAGcaccaaaacaaaatgaagaatcAAATCATGCAGTTGCAAAACATACAGAGAAAGCCAGAGCCCCCTCAAGAACATGTGCTACAAAGCCTCCCAGCATCCGTTGTCAAAACCCCAGTTTGCCCAACAGCAGCCCTCTGCGCAGTCCAGACAGCAGCTCCAATAACTCGTCTTCCCCTGCCAGAGTTTCCTCAGGAAGTGCTCCCACAACACCAGCCAGGTCAAGCAGCGTCACGCCTGAGCCCTCGAGTGCCTCTCAGTCCTCTGAAAACAGCGATATATTGGGAGTCCACAAAAAACATGTCTCTACTTCACCTCAGCAAGGGAATTTCAAAATACGGCTCTTAGATGTGTCTGAAAGCACAGTAGATCAAACCAACACTCCCAAATCAGCTATAGCAGCAAAAAAGACAGTGACACTGAATACAGCCACAGAGATTGATTCAATTTCATCAGGCTGTAAAGTCTATGCTAATATTGGAGAAAATACATATGACATTGTCCCAGTGAAGGAAGATCCAGGCGAAGGAGGCTCTAAAGCCAATAAAGGGAAGAGATCATTAATGGCAACGCCTTTGAAACCCTTTGATAAAACACCCACATCAACTCAGGCCAGCCCAAACAAGAAGAGGACCAAAACAGAGCTTGAGGATCACTATGAGCTGATTATGGATGGGAAGACTTTCTATGTGTGCATCGTCTGCAAGCGCCCCTACGTGTGTCTGACAAGTCTCCGTCGTCACTTCAACACCCACTCGTGGGAAAAGAAGTACCCGTGTCGCTACTGTAACAAGGTCTTTGCTTTGGCAGAGTACAGAACTAAACATGAAATCCACCACACAGGAGAGCGGAGGTACCAGTGCTTGTTGTGCAATGAGATGTTCATGAACTACCAGGTACTGTCCACCCACTGCAAGCAAGTCCACAACCAGGACCCCAGcgggagaaaagagaaagatgaagcCGACAATAACTTGTACAGACTGCTGCCGTGTAAAACGGTGCAGATGAAACCATACTCATGGAGTACCGACGGGCCGGGGGTCCCCGTCATCTCCGAGGATGGCAGCGTGCATCATATAACCACAGTTGGCGAAGACATCAGGTCTTCCACCCAGAGTAGAATGTTGAACTGGGACGACATCTTTGTTGAGCCCGAAGCTCACATGCCACCTGATGCTCACGCCCAACCAGAGTCCACGATGAACACTCCTCCACAGGGAGCTACAGAGTTTGACTTTGTTATACCAGAGACTTACTGA
- the zbtb33 gene encoding transcriptional regulator Kaiso isoform X1: MQSKMPVSIIRNVEPVKKYVEEALAVELFFTELNTTATCLICRQKVLYKEYNMKRHYTAKHANNYSKYNGHERKTVSDHLHADFYRCKETQTGSILGGQCEPKKRPPDMPSLKLISATDTQYSTAVLKSMNEQRNHGLFCDVTIIIQDKKFRAHKTILSASSSYFHQLFSVAGQVIELNFIRAEIFEEILNYIYSSKIVRVRSDMLEELINAGQILGVKFIANLGSPLSQVKGLPGLSKEVECKSDTPAEVMPIITESFSISAEEFNQTSTPAGNDEDSDSDVMFVSQTDGQTRATNQKTNSAEVIDLDTADSENVAPKQNEESNHAVAKHTEKARAPSRTCATKPPSIRCQNPSLPNSSPLRSPDSSSNNSSSPARVSSGSAPTTPARSSSVTPEPSSASQSSENSDILGVHKKHVSTSPQQGNFKIRLLDVSESTVDQTNTPKSAIAAKKTVTLNTATEIDSISSGCKVYANIGENTYDIVPVKEDPGEGGSKANKGKRSLMATPLKPFDKTPTSTQASPNKKRTKTELEDHYELIMDGKTFYVCIVCKRPYVCLTSLRRHFNTHSWEKKYPCRYCNKVFALAEYRTKHEIHHTGERRYQCLLCNEMFMNYQVLSTHCKQVHNQDPSGRKEKDEADNNLYRLLPCKTVQMKPYSWSTDGPGVPVISEDGSVHHITTVGEDIRSSTQSRMLNWDDIFVEPEAHMPPDAHAQPESTMNTPPQGATEFDFVIPETY; the protein is encoded by the exons ATGCAAAGCAAGATGCCTGTTTCTATCATTAGAAACGTGGAGCCGGTGAAGAAGTACGTTGAGGAGGCTCTGGCAGTGGAGTTATTTTTCACGGAGTTGAACACGACCGCTACGTGCCTCATCTGCCGGCAGAAAGTACTATATAAAGAATATAATATGAAGCGGCATTACACTGCTAAACACGCAAACAATTATAGTAAGTACAATGGACACGAGAGGAAGACTGTGTCCGATCATCTTCACGCAGACTTTTACCGCTGCAAAGAGACTCAAACAGGATCCATTCTTGGAGGACAATGTGAACCTAAAAAGAGACCGCCAG ACATGCCAAGTCTAAAGCTAATATCTGCGACCGACACACAGTATTCAACAGCTGTGCTGAAGTCGATGAATGAGCAGCGAAATCATGGATTATTTTGCGACGTCACTATTATCATACAGGACAAGAAATTCAGAGCGCACAAAACAATCCTGTCTGCCTCAAGTTCATATTTCCACCAGCTCTTCAGTGTAGCTGGACAAGTTATCGAGTTAAACTTCATCAGAGCAGAAATCTTTGAGGAAATTCTCAATTACATTTACAGCTCCAAAATTGTCCGCGTCCGCTCTGATATGCTTGAGGAGCTCATAAATGCTGGACAGATACTGGGAGTCAAGTTTATTGCAAACTTGGGTTCACCATTATCACAAGTTAAGGGACTACCTGGTTTGTCAAAGGAGGTGGAATGCAAAAGTGACACACCCGCTGAGGTGATGCCGATCATCACAGAATCATTCTCAATATCTGCGGAGGAATTCAATCAGACGAGCACACCTGCAGGTAATGATGAGGACTCGGACAGTGATGTTATGTTTGTCTCTCAGACAGATGGTCAAACCAGAGCAACCAATCAGAAAACCAACTCTGCTGAGGTCATTGATTTGGATACAGCAGATTCAGAAAATGTAGcaccaaaacaaaatgaagaatcAAATCATGCAGTTGCAAAACATACAGAGAAAGCCAGAGCCCCCTCAAGAACATGTGCTACAAAGCCTCCCAGCATCCGTTGTCAAAACCCCAGTTTGCCCAACAGCAGCCCTCTGCGCAGTCCAGACAGCAGCTCCAATAACTCGTCTTCCCCTGCCAGAGTTTCCTCAGGAAGTGCTCCCACAACACCAGCCAGGTCAAGCAGCGTCACGCCTGAGCCCTCGAGTGCCTCTCAGTCCTCTGAAAACAGCGATATATTGGGAGTCCACAAAAAACATGTCTCTACTTCACCTCAGCAAGGGAATTTCAAAATACGGCTCTTAGATGTGTCTGAAAGCACAGTAGATCAAACCAACACTCCCAAATCAGCTATAGCAGCAAAAAAGACAGTGACACTGAATACAGCCACAGAGATTGATTCAATTTCATCAGGCTGTAAAGTCTATGCTAATATTGGAGAAAATACATATGACATTGTCCCAGTGAAGGAAGATCCAGGCGAAGGAGGCTCTAAAGCCAATAAAGGGAAGAGATCATTAATGGCAACGCCTTTGAAACCCTTTGATAAAACACCCACATCAACTCAGGCCAGCCCAAACAAGAAGAGGACCAAAACAGAGCTTGAGGATCACTATGAGCTGATTATGGATGGGAAGACTTTCTATGTGTGCATCGTCTGCAAGCGCCCCTACGTGTGTCTGACAAGTCTCCGTCGTCACTTCAACACCCACTCGTGGGAAAAGAAGTACCCGTGTCGCTACTGTAACAAGGTCTTTGCTTTGGCAGAGTACAGAACTAAACATGAAATCCACCACACAGGAGAGCGGAGGTACCAGTGCTTGTTGTGCAATGAGATGTTCATGAACTACCAGGTACTGTCCACCCACTGCAAGCAAGTCCACAACCAGGACCCCAGcgggagaaaagagaaagatgaagcCGACAATAACTTGTACAGACTGCTGCCGTGTAAAACGGTGCAGATGAAACCATACTCATGGAGTACCGACGGGCCGGGGGTCCCCGTCATCTCCGAGGATGGCAGCGTGCATCATATAACCACAGTTGGCGAAGACATCAGGTCTTCCACCCAGAGTAGAATGTTGAACTGGGACGACATCTTTGTTGAGCCCGAAGCTCACATGCCACCTGATGCTCACGCCCAACCAGAGTCCACGATGAACACTCCTCCACAGGGAGCTACAGAGTTTGACTTTGTTATACCAGAGACTTACTGA